GATGGCGACGTATACCGGCAGCCCCTGTGTAGTGGTCGTGGTGGATATGTCGAAACTGCCCACTACGACGGTTGCGGCATAGCTGGCCATCGGCTCACCCATGTGCCAACGCGACGTCGTACGGCGTCCCTTGTCCCGTATCCCGGTCAGTTCGCCGTTGCTCACTGCTGTGTAACCCTTGGGGACGGTGATGGTGATGTCGTACAGAGCTTTGTCGGACGGGTGATGGTTGCCCGGGAACCAGGTCATCGAGCCTGATGGTTCTCCGAGCGCCGTCGCGCCGTCGTCGGTTTCGATCCACCCCTCCACGCCTTCGTCCGCGGCAGTGATCATCTTCGGGGTACCGGAGTAGTGGATGGTGGTCGTGAAGGTCGCGCCGGTCTTGAGTGGATGAGCGGGCGTGAGGGTGAGTTTGTTCTTCTTCCTGCTTACCTCGGCGTCGGCTCCGTCGATGACGGCGTCGCGCACGCTCATGCCGGCGAGGTCGAGGGAGAAGCGGCTCAGGGGCTGTTCGGCTCGGGCTGTGATCACGGTGGTGCCGGTCAGCTCGTGGGTCTCCGGGACGTAGTCGAGCGTCAACGCGTAATGCGCGACGTCGTAACCGCGGTTGCCCAATGAGGGAAACAGGGCGTCTCCTGCCGAAGTCGCGCCAGGTCTGGCGGCATCGTCGGGGCGACCGTCGGAATTCGTGCAGGCGGTCCCGACGGTGAGGAGCAGCACGGTGAACAGGGCAGCCCGGGGCAACCGAGCGGAATGCATGGCACCTCCTGGTGCATTGGACGGCGACGACAACGCCGAAGCGGCTCGCTCACACAGCAACTTCGGGAGCGTGCGCCCCATCCGCGTAGAGCCGACGAATCCGGTGACACCGTTGGGGCCGCTCAGGTGTTCGCAGGCCGTGGTCAGCGGCCCGGTCTGTTGCGATCTTGGACCCTATCCGCATCCACCCTTCAATGTAAAAACTATCCCATGAAGCAACCAAGAGATCGTGGGGCGACTCTAACCGGCTGGACGGTCAAAGGCATCGAGAGGGGAATCGGGCATACACGCGCCTCGCTTGCTAGAACCTCCTGGCGGGGCGCAGAAAGGCGGCCCAGCCGGCGTACGGTTTTTCGCCGACCCGGAGTGTGCGCAGTTGCGTGAGGATTGCGGGGTCCTGGGCGTCGAGCCAGTCGACGAACTGCCGGAAGGAGACGAGACGTACATCCTCCCGGCCGGCGATCTGTCTGAGCGCCTCCTCGGCCGCGTCCATGTAGATGCCGCCGTTCCACTGCTCGAAGTGATTGCCGATGAACAGCGGCGCCCGGTTCGTCTCGTACGCCCGCCGGAACCCGGCCACGTACGCCTGTGTCGCCTGGGCGCGCCAGTGCGGGTAGTTGTAAGAAGGTGCCCGCGTCGAGTTCCTGGACTGGTTCGCCATCATGTTGTAGTCCATGGACAGCACCTCGAACGAGTGCCCGGGGAACGGGATGCTCTGCAGCGGCAGGTCCCACACACCGTGCCGCTTCCTGGGCCAGCGTTGCAGCCCGCCCGGTGAGGAGGCGTCGTAGCGCCAGCCCAGTTCACGCGCGACCGGCAGCAGGTTCCCCTGCCCGAGCAGGCACGGGGTGCGGCCGCCCACGAGTTCCCTGTCGTAGTCGAAGGGGAGGGGCGGATGGTCGTGCCAGCCGGTGTGTGTGCGCCACGACGTGACGAAAGTCCGCGCCTGCTCGATCTCCGAACGCCACTGACCGGGAGTCCAGTTGGCCACCGATCCGGGACCCTCGCAGAAGTGTCCGTTGAAGTGCGTGCCGATCTCGTGGCCGTCGAGCCAGGCCTGACGCACGTACTTCAGTGTCTGCTTCAGGTGGGCGTCGGTGAGGTAGCCGATGTCCGAGGCGCCGATCGGGTTGTTCGGCGGGTCGTAGAGCCGCTTCTTCTCCTCCGGGAGGAGGTAGAGCCCGGACAGGAAGAACGTCATGTGCGCGCCGTGGGTGCGGCCGAGTTCCAGGAAGCGCGGGAACAGGCCGGTGCCCAACTCGCCCGCGCCGTCCCAGGAGAACACCACGAACTGCGGGGGAGTCTCGCCGGGTTCGAGGGGCGTGGGCCGTTCCGGCTGGTGCGGCTGCCGTCCGGTGTACGCCGTCGAGCCGTCCCCGATCAGCCGTGGCGCTCCTTCCAGGGGTGCCGCGCCCTGTCTTTTGCGGCCCCCTGGTGAGCCGTTCGGTCCGTCCTGTCCTCCGCAGGCTGCCAGGGAGGCGGCGGCCATACCGATGCCGGCGCCGAGCCCCAGGCGTGCCACATTCCGGCGGCTGATTCCACCCATCGCCATCCCCATCCGTGCCCTGCCGCGACGCGTTGTGCACCCCCCTCGGTCAAGCTTCCAACACCTGCACAATAAGGACGATAAGCATAGAAATGGGCTGATCTGGTTCGGTGTGGCGTGCAAAGGTGATGCCAAGCGTCACTTGTGTCACCCGGTCGGCCCTCAGGGGCCATGCGGAGGATCAGCGGAACGCCGCCACGTTCCGTGCCGCCCACGCGGAGAACGGGGCCGCGGGGCGGCCGAGCAGATGCTCTACGTCCGTGCCGACCGCTTGCTCCTCCGGTGTGGGTGTGCCGAGGACGGCGAGTGTGCCCTCGGCGACGGCGGCCGGCATGAACCGGATCATCTGGGCGTGAGCCTCCTCGCGGCTCTGCTCCACGAACCTCACCGGCTCGCCGAGCGCGGC
The genomic region above belongs to Streptomyces sp. CG1 and contains:
- a CDS encoding M1 family metallopeptidase codes for the protein MLLLTVGTACTNSDGRPDDAARPGATSAGDALFPSLGNRGYDVAHYALTLDYVPETHELTGTTVITARAEQPLSRFSLDLAGMSVRDAVIDGADAEVSRKKNKLTLTPAHPLKTGATFTTTIHYSGTPKMITAADEGVEGWIETDDGATALGEPSGSMTWFPGNHHPSDKALYDITITVPKGYTAVSNGELTGIRDKGRRTTSRWHMGEPMASYAATVVVGSFDISTTTTTQGLPVYVAIDPDEVEDSPDMTKLIPEVIDWASSRFGRYPFASTGSIVDHLPDLEYALETQTKPYFDSAPDETLVVHELAHQWFGNSVTPRSWQDMWLSEGFATYAEWLWQEDQRDTTADEIFDAFYDGTHPESEGIWDFPPAQPPTAGRVSDSPVYGRGAMTLHRLRETVGDKSFFTILKMWTKQHRYGNAHTTQFIKLCEKVSGMDLTELFDTWLYSKEKPARA